GTGGTCACGGTGGTAGGGCGGGGCGACATGGCAAGGGTAACAGACCTGTCGCCCCGCGCCAGCAGGGAAGGGGGCGACACGTTCTGACTGCCGCCCTGGCTGTTTACTGACCTGTCAACCTGGCCTTGAGGTCCAGCCCGTGTCCGTGGTTGACGAACCGGCTGGTTGCCACCTTGGCCAGATCAACTGTGTCGGCGTCGATGATGCCGCTGGATACAGCCAGATCGTGAAAGGCTTCGATCCGTTCCTGGGACATTGCGCCAATTCCCTGTTCCAGAGCGGCGCCGCTGTCGATGATCTTAAGCGTCTTGAGCTGGGCCACTTCCTTGTCCAGCTTTTCGACCGTCATCTCGGGGTTGGCCGCCATGATCGCGTCGTATGCGGGCGTGTGGTCGCCATACAGGAAATTCACCCAGCCCTCGATGGTCGCATCAACGAACCGCTGCACCAGTTCGGGGTTTTCGTCGATCAACTCCTGGCGGGTTTCCAGCGTGGCGGCATAGGTGTTCCAGCCGTTGTCGGCCAACAGAAACACGTCAACATCGGCCCCTTGCTCGCGGGCATAGATCGGCTCGGCGGTGCCATAGGCCTGCTGAACCATTTTGTCGTCGGCCAGAAACTGAGCGAGGTTGTAACCGTAGGGGCGCAGTTGTTCGTTCTTGAACCCTTGCGCCTGCACCATCCATTCCCAAAAGCTGAATTGCCCATCCTTGGACACCAGCACCGTGGGCGCGTCGGACAGCGCGGCAAAGTCGGCGTATTGCCCCTTGTGGGTCATCAAGGCCTGCGGGTCTTTTTGGTAGAAGGCGGCGACGACGGTGGTGGGGATGCCGTTGCGCACGTTGTCAAAGGATAGCAACAGGTTGCCCGCCATCAAAAAGTCCAGCCGCCCCGCCGACAGCATCGGGCGGTTGTTGACCTGCGGGCCGCCGGGGCTGATTTCAACGTCCAGCCCGTATTTTTCATAGGTGCCATCGGCCAGCGCCTGATAAAATCCGCCGTGCCCGCCCTGGGCCAGCCAGTTGGTGCCCATGACGACCTTGTCGTTGGCCCAGGCGGCGGTGGCGGACAGCAGGGCGATCGCGGTGCCGAATGCTGTGAGTGTTCTGTTCATGCTGTTTCTCCGTGTTGGTGTTGGTCGTCGCGGCGGGCCATATCCTTGGTCCATCCGCGTGTTTTTCCGGGGTTCATCAGTCCGTAAGGGTCTGCCCGTTTCTTGAAATCAATCTGCAAGGTGTCGATTTCCTTCATGCCGCCGTCCTCGATGGTGACGACATGGGGGTCAAAGATCGTGCAGCCGTCTGTTTCTTCCAGCTCGGCAATCAGGCGGTACATTTCGTCCTTGCCGCGATAGCGCACCAGCGGCAGGGCAAAGATCTGGATGTCGCCGTCCTGACGCGCCATTTCGTGGTGCCAGAACATATCGTCGCCGTGGCGCGCCATCTGGCGCATCACCAGATCAACATCGAACGGGCGCGGATAGGCGACTTGCAGGTACGTCCAGCCCGGATCGACCTTGAGCGCCTGCAAGGTGGTGTGGTTCCAGCCGCATTCGTAAGCCGGTTGCAGACCTTCCGCGCGGACCTGTTCCTTGGTCATGGCAAAGGACACGCGCCCGCCCTGCGCTTCGGCCTGCGCGGTGAAACGGTCCATTTCGTCGGGTGCAACCATCGCAAAGATCGCATCCCGGTCGGCGGGGAACAGGTCACCGAACTTGGTGTAATAGGGGGCAAAGCGCCGCTCGACCGCGGTCAGCAGGTAACAGTCCATCCCGTCCTTTTGCGCCTGGGTGGCAAAGTTCAGGGCATGGTCATAGCCGTCGAACAGCGCGGCGGTGTGAATCCAGTCGGTCCTGGGCGTCAGGGCCAGACCCAGTTCCACCATGATCCCGTTGGTGCCAAAGGCGTGCTGCACCTTCTGGATCTCGTCGCCGTGCAGTTCGATCACCTGCGGCTCCTCCTCGACGGTGACCACCTTGACGTAGCTGACGTTGCCGGGATCGCGCAGCATCCCGTGACGCAGCGACCCGATGCCGCCCGAGCCACCGGCCAGAAACCCGCCAATCGTCGCCATCTGACGGGTCGACGGGTACATCAACAGCTCTTGCCCCGTTTCATGCGCCGCATCGTCCAGCCGCGAAATCCGCGCACCGGCCTGCACGCGCACGTGGCCCGGCGTGATCTCCAGAACCTTGTCCAGACGGGTCAGATCCATGATCACCCCGCCTTCCATCGGCACGCACTGGCCATAGTTGCCCGTGCCGCCGCCGCGCAGGGTCAGGGGCAGTTTGTGCTTCGCGATGAGCGATGCCACCTGCATCACCTCGTCGACCGATTGCGGGATCACCAGCACATCGCCGATCTTGTGCTTGAGCTGATCGTTCAGGATCGGGCTGTACCAGAAATAGTCGTGCGAGCGCGCTTTCAGATGTTTTTGGCTGTCGTGAAAGCGAATGCCGTCCAGTGCGGCCTTGAATGCGGTCAGATCGGAAGTTCGGGACATCATTTGTCTCCTTGAAAGGGGGGCAGAACCGCGCCGTCACGCCAGACACGCCGCACCACGGCGGGGCGGCTGATCACGTCGTTCAGGTCGGTCGCGTCAAAGTGGATAAAGTCGGCAGGGCCACCGGTGCGCAGGGTCAGGTCATGGCCCATCCATGCGGCGGGCCGTGCGCTGATGGCATCCAGCCAGTCCTCGGGCGGCAAATGGCCCATCAGCACGCCCATGCGCAGAACCTCGATCAGGTCATAGTCGCCATAGGGAAAGAACCCGTCGCGCACATTGTCCGACCCCAGCATGACCGGAACGCCGGCGGTGTCGGCCTCTTGTAGGGGGGCAATGCCGCGCAGGCGGGGGGTGCGGCCGGGGCCTGCATCCTGAAGATAGCTGTTGGCACCGGGCAGCACGGTCAGACCGACCCCGGCCTCGGCGGCGCGGGCAAGAAGGGCTTTGACCTCGGACACGTCGCGCACCGACAGCGCGCAGCCATGGCCGCACAGCACACGGCCCGCCATGCCGCGTTTGGCCGTTTCGTCAATGATCGCGTCGATGCCGCGGGCTTCAACGTCCAGTCCTTCGTCGACGTGGAAATCAAGGTGCAGGTCGTGCGCTTCGGCCAGATCGAACAGGGAGGCGATGTGCGCGGCAAGGTTTTCGTTGCGATAGACGAACGCGCCCAGAATACCACCCTCACGGCGCAGCACCGGCGCGATGGCAGGGCCGATCTCGGCCAGTTCATCCAGACGGGTCAGCGACGACAGTTGCAGTTCAACCCGCCCGCGCCAGTCCTGTGCCAGCTCGCTTAACACATGCCAACCGCGCGGCGCGTCGGCATAGGACCAGTCCACATGGCTGCGCATCAGGGCGGTGCCGTGGTGATAGGCCTTGGCCAGACCCAGCGACGCGCGGCGGCGCAGGTCGTCATCGGTCCAGCGCGCGGCGTCCTGTCCCATCATCTCGATCGCATCGAACAGCGACTGCGCGCGATGCGGCATACGCGGCGCGGTCATCGTCTTGTCCAGATGGGTGTGAATGTCGGCCAGCAACGGCGTCACGAGACCGCCGCCGCCCGTCGTCGCGGGGCGCAGCGCGGTAATGCGCCCCGCGTCCTGTTCCAGATCCCAAAAGCCGCTGTGTCCGGCCAAAGTGATCCCTTTTAGGTGCATACTGTCCGTCATCTGCCCTATCTCTCGCGCTTGATTTCGCTTTCGTGCCAGTGGCCCAGAACGGCCCGCGACAACCATGCGGTGATCAGGAAAATGCCGACGCCCAGCACCGACACCAGAAACAACGCTGCAAACATGCGCGGGATTTCGTTGCGAAAGCTGGACTCGAGGATACGCGAGGCAAGACCAGTGTTCTGTCCTGCAGTGCCTGCCACAAACTCGGCCACCACCGCGCCAATCAGCGCCAGCCCGCCCGCGATTTTCAGCGCCGCCATGAAATAGGGCAGGGCAGAGGGGATGAGCAGATAGCGCAGACGCTGCCACGGGGTCGCCTGATACAGGCGGAACAGATCACGCAGGTTATGGTCGGCGCTGCGCAACCCGATGGCCGTGTTCGACAGGATCGGGAAAAACGCCACGATCCAAGCACAGATCAGCAGCGCGGCAAAGGTGTTGCTGACATAGATCAGGATCAGCGGCGCGATGGCGACCACCGGCGTGACCTGTAGGATCACGGCAAAGGGAAACAGGCTCATCTCGATGGGACGCGACAGGGCAAACAACATGCCCAGAGCGACGCCGCCGACAATCGCCAGTGCCAGTGCCATCAGGGTCAGCTTGACGGTGAACATCGCGCTTTGCATCAGGCTGGACCAATCGGTGACCAGCGTCTTGGCGATCAGGCTGGGCGCGGGGATCAGGTAGTGTGGCACCTCGTTGTACCAGACCAGAAATTCCCACATCCCGAGGGCAATGGAGATGGCGGCAAGCGGCAGTATATACTGCAACCGGCGCTCGCGCCGTTCGCGGATGATGCGCGGGTCCAGCCGTGCGGCGGCGGGGGTCTCAGTGGTTAAGGTCGACATGATCCATGGTCCCTTCCAAAGCTTTGCTGACCGTGCGGCAGCTTTCGGCGTAGTCCGGTGACATCCGGTAGGCGGCGTTGCGGGGATAGCCACCCGTCAGCGCGATGTCGTGCACCACGCGCCCCGGGCGGGCGGCCATGACCACGACGCGGCTGGACAGGTAGACGGATTCAAACACCGAATGGGTGACAAAAATCACTGTCAGCCCCAGCGATTTCCACAGCGACAGAACCTCGTCGTTCAGCTTGGTGCGCGACATTTCGTCCAATGCGGCAAAGGGTTCGTCCATCAGCAACAGCTTGGGCTTGGTCACCATCGCGCGGGCAATGGACACCCGCATTTTCATACCGCCCGACAGCTCGCGCGGATAGGATTTGGCAAAATGCGCCAGCCCCACCATCGACAGCGCCTCTTCGACGCGGGCGCGGCCTTCGACCTTGCCGACGCCTTGCAGTTTCAGCGGCAGATAGACGTTTTCATAAACCGTGGTCCACGGCATCAGCGTCGCTTCTTGAAAGACATAGCCGATGTCGCTGCCTGTGCTGCTCTCGCCCGGACGA
This Pseudosulfitobacter sp. DSM 107133 DNA region includes the following protein-coding sequences:
- a CDS encoding ABC transporter substrate-binding protein, with protein sequence MNRTLTAFGTAIALLSATAAWANDKVVMGTNWLAQGGHGGFYQALADGTYEKYGLDVEISPGGPQVNNRPMLSAGRLDFLMAGNLLLSFDNVRNGIPTTVVAAFYQKDPQALMTHKGQYADFAALSDAPTVLVSKDGQFSFWEWMVQAQGFKNEQLRPYGYNLAQFLADDKMVQQAYGTAEPIYAREQGADVDVFLLADNGWNTYAATLETRQELIDENPELVQRFVDATIEGWVNFLYGDHTPAYDAIMAANPEMTVEKLDKEVAQLKTLKIIDSGAALEQGIGAMSQERIEAFHDLAVSSGIIDADTVDLAKVATSRFVNHGHGLDLKARLTGQ
- a CDS encoding FAD-binding oxidoreductase, which produces MSRTSDLTAFKAALDGIRFHDSQKHLKARSHDYFWYSPILNDQLKHKIGDVLVIPQSVDEVMQVASLIAKHKLPLTLRGGGTGNYGQCVPMEGGVIMDLTRLDKVLEITPGHVRVQAGARISRLDDAAHETGQELLMYPSTRQMATIGGFLAGGSGGIGSLRHGMLRDPGNVSYVKVVTVEEEPQVIELHGDEIQKVQHAFGTNGIMVELGLALTPRTDWIHTAALFDGYDHALNFATQAQKDGMDCYLLTAVERRFAPYYTKFGDLFPADRDAIFAMVAPDEMDRFTAQAEAQGGRVSFAMTKEQVRAEGLQPAYECGWNHTTLQALKVDPGWTYLQVAYPRPFDVDLVMRQMARHGDDMFWHHEMARQDGDIQIFALPLVRYRGKDEMYRLIAELEETDGCTIFDPHVVTIEDGGMKEIDTLQIDFKKRADPYGLMNPGKTRGWTKDMARRDDQHQHGETA
- a CDS encoding amidohydrolase family protein, giving the protein MTDSMHLKGITLAGHSGFWDLEQDAGRITALRPATTGGGGLVTPLLADIHTHLDKTMTAPRMPHRAQSLFDAIEMMGQDAARWTDDDLRRRASLGLAKAYHHGTALMRSHVDWSYADAPRGWHVLSELAQDWRGRVELQLSSLTRLDELAEIGPAIAPVLRREGGILGAFVYRNENLAAHIASLFDLAEAHDLHLDFHVDEGLDVEARGIDAIIDETAKRGMAGRVLCGHGCALSVRDVSEVKALLARAAEAGVGLTVLPGANSYLQDAGPGRTPRLRGIAPLQEADTAGVPVMLGSDNVRDGFFPYGDYDLIEVLRMGVLMGHLPPEDWLDAISARPAAWMGHDLTLRTGGPADFIHFDATDLNDVISRPAVVRRVWRDGAVLPPFQGDK
- a CDS encoding ABC transporter permease, encoding MMSTLTTETPAAARLDPRIIRERRERRLQYILPLAAISIALGMWEFLVWYNEVPHYLIPAPSLIAKTLVTDWSSLMQSAMFTVKLTLMALALAIVGGVALGMLFALSRPIEMSLFPFAVILQVTPVVAIAPLILIYVSNTFAALLICAWIVAFFPILSNTAIGLRSADHNLRDLFRLYQATPWQRLRYLLIPSALPYFMAALKIAGGLALIGAVVAEFVAGTAGQNTGLASRILESSFRNEIPRMFAALFLVSVLGVGIFLITAWLSRAVLGHWHESEIKRER
- a CDS encoding ABC transporter ATP-binding protein; translated protein: MTVTPPPETGTPLIDMRGVDKQFGNGTVAVRDMSLTIQQGEFVSFLGPSGCGKSTALKMISGLLSVSAGTITVNGHRPGESSTGSDIGYVFQEATLMPWTTVYENVYLPLKLQGVGKVEGRARVEEALSMVGLAHFAKSYPRELSGGMKMRVSIARAMVTKPKLLLMDEPFAALDEMSRTKLNDEVLSLWKSLGLTVIFVTHSVFESVYLSSRVVVMAARPGRVVHDIALTGGYPRNAAYRMSPDYAESCRTVSKALEGTMDHVDLNH